The window GGCGGCGGGCCGGCCGAGCAGGGCGGGGTCGTGCTGACGACCAACGGCTACGTCGAAGCCCGCCACCAGGCGTCGGTGGCGGCGCGCGCGACGGGCCGCCTCGCCGAAGTCATGGTCGAGGAGGGCGATACCGTGTCGGCCGGCCAGGTCGTGGCGCGCCTGCTGGACGAGGACCAGCTCGCCGCGGTCGCTCGCGCCGAAGCGGACCTCGCGCTCGCCCGGGCCCGCCAGGCGCAGGCCGAGGCCGTCGAGGTCGATGCCCGGCGCCGCGCCGCACGGCGGGCCGACCTGCGGGCGGCCGGCGCGATCGGCGCCGAGGAGGACGAGAGCGCGGACACCGTCGCCCTGACCGCCGTCGCGGAGGTCAACGCCGCCCGCGCCCAGGTCGCCGTGGCCCGCGCCGCGCTGCAGACCGCGCGCCTGGAGCTGGACAAGACCCGCGTCACGGCCCCGTTCGCCGGCGCAGTGCTGCGCAAGGACGCCGAAGTCGGGGAGATCGTCGGCCCGATCATGACCAGCAACACCGCCCGCGCCGGCGCGGTGGTCACCATCGCCGACCTGGGCACCCTCGAGGTCGGCGTGGACGTCAACGAGAGCTACATCGCGCGCGTGGTCCTGGGCATGCCCTGCGACGTCGTGCTCGACGCCTACCCCGAAGTCCACTATCCCGGCGAGGTCCGCTCCATCTACCCCTCGGCCGACCGCGACAAGGCCACCATCCCGGTGCGCGTGCGGTTCGTGGTGGCGGACGCGCGCGTCCGCCCCGACCTCGGCGCGAAGGTGACCTTCCTGGAGAGACGCCCGACCGATCTCATCACGACCGTCCCGAAGGTCCTGCGCGTGCCGGCCGCGGCGCTGCGCGAGCAGGAGGGCGGGCGCCGGGTCTGGGTCGTGCGGGACGGCAAGGCGGCGGCCGCCGAGGTCACCGTCGGGGAGCGCAGCGGCGAGCTCGTGGAGATCCTCACCGGCCTGGAGGACGGCGACCAGGTCGTCGTCGGCGGCGCCGCGCGCCTGCGCCAGGGACAGCGCGTCCGCATCGCGCTCTAAAGGAGCTGCGTGGAGAACCTCGCCGCCGGCCGGCCGATCATCACCCTGCGCGGGGTGAGCAAGACCTACCGGCGCGACACGATCGCCGTGCCGGTGCTGGCGTCGCTCGACCTCGACGTGGCCGCCGGCGAGTTCCTCGCCCTGATGGGGCCGTCGGGCTCGGGCAAGTCGACCATCCTGAACCTGGTCAGCGGCATCGACACGCCGACCGCCGGGCGCGTCGTGGTGGCGGGGGTGGACCTCGGCGGGCTCGACAACGCCGCGCTGGCCGCCTTCCGCGCGCGGCACGTGGGCTTCATCTTCCAGTCGTACAACCTGATCCCGGTGCTCACCGCGTTCCAGAACGTCGAGCTGCCGCTACTGCTGACCTCGCTGGGCCGCCGCGAGCGCCGGCAGCACGTGCTGGACGTCCTGGAGGTCGTCGGCCTGAACGACCGCAGCGACCACTTCCCGCGCCAGCTCTCGGGCGGCCAGGAGCAGCGCGTGGCGATCGCGCGGGCGATCGTCAGCGACCCCTCGCTGCTGGTGGCGGACGAACCCACCGGCGACCTCGACGCCGCCTCGGCGGCCGAGATCCTCGACCTGATCGGGCGCCTGAACCGCGAGTTCGGCAAGACGGTCGTGATGGTCACCCACGATCCGCGCGCCGCCGAACGCGCCCACCGCGTGCTGCACCTGGACAAGGGCGTCCTGGTCGAGGCGGTCCGGCGGGAGCAGCCTTGACGAGATACCTGCCCTACATCCTGCGCAACACGCTGCGCAACAAGCGGCGGACGGCGCTGACGGTCCTGTCGATCTTCATCTCGCTGTTCCTGTTCTGCACGCTGCGCACCGTGATCACCTCGCTGGCCGCCTCGCTCGAGTCGGCCTCGTCGGCCCGACTGATCACGCGCCGCTCGACCTCGCTCACCTTCATGCTGCCCGTATCCTACCGCGACCGGCTGACCCAGATCCCCGGCGTCGAGGACGCGAGCTGGATGACCTGGTTCGGCGGCATCTACATCGACGAACGCAACTTCTTCGCCCAGTTCGCGGTCGATCCGCAGCGCTACCTGGAGCTGTATCCCGAGTACCGCCTGACGCCCGAGGAGAAGGACGTCTTCCGGCGCGAACGCACGGCCTGCATCGTGGGGGAGAAGCTGGCGCGCAAGTACGGTTTCGAGGTCGGCGACCGGATCACCCTGCGCGGCACGATTTTCGAAGGCGTCTGGGACTTCACGGTCTGCGGCGTGGCGTACCCCGCGACGCCGGACCTGGACACCAACTGGCTGCTGTTCAACGGGGAGTACCTGAACCAGCGCATGGGCGACTTCGGGCAGGTGGGCGCCTTCGTGCTGAAGCTCGACGATCCCGCCCGCGCCGGCGACGTCGCCCGCACCGTCGACGCCACGTTCGCCAACAGCGCCGCGGAGACCAAGACCGAGACCGAGAAGGCGTTCCAGATGGGCTTCATCTCGATGCTCGGCAACATCCAGGCGGTGAT of the bacterium genome contains:
- a CDS encoding efflux RND transporter periplasmic adaptor subunit; this encodes GGGPAEQGGVVLTTNGYVEARHQASVAARATGRLAEVMVEEGDTVSAGQVVARLLDEDQLAAVARAEADLALARARQAQAEAVEVDARRRAARRADLRAAGAIGAEEDESADTVALTAVAEVNAARAQVAVARAALQTARLELDKTRVTAPFAGAVLRKDAEVGEIVGPIMTSNTARAGAVVTIADLGTLEVGVDVNESYIARVVLGMPCDVVLDAYPEVHYPGEVRSIYPSADRDKATIPVRVRFVVADARVRPDLGAKVTFLERRPTDLITTVPKVLRVPAAALREQEGGRRVWVVRDGKAAAAEVTVGERSGELVEILTGLEDGDQVVVGGAARLRQGQRVRIAL
- a CDS encoding ABC transporter ATP-binding protein, translating into MENLAAGRPIITLRGVSKTYRRDTIAVPVLASLDLDVAAGEFLALMGPSGSGKSTILNLVSGIDTPTAGRVVVAGVDLGGLDNAALAAFRARHVGFIFQSYNLIPVLTAFQNVELPLLLTSLGRRERRQHVLDVLEVVGLNDRSDHFPRQLSGGQEQRVAIARAIVSDPSLLVADEPTGDLDAASAAEILDLIGRLNREFGKTVVMVTHDPRAAERAHRVLHLDKGVLVEAVRREQP
- a CDS encoding ABC transporter permease; its protein translation is MTRYLPYILRNTLRNKRRTALTVLSIFISLFLFCTLRTVITSLAASLESASSARLITRRSTSLTFMLPVSYRDRLTQIPGVEDASWMTWFGGIYIDERNFFAQFAVDPQRYLELYPEYRLTPEEKDVFRRERTACIVGEKLARKYGFEVGDRITLRGTIFEGVWDFTVCGVAYPATPDLDTNWLLFNGEYLNQRMGDFGQVGAFVLKLDDPARAGDVARTVDATFANSAAETKTETEKAFQMGFISMLGNIQAVIYALGSAIVIAIGLVSMNTMMMAARERTREIAVLKALGFADRTVVGLVLVESLLITLAGGLLGAGLARLVFGLTDFTAGGFFPSFTVTDGTVAQALGIALFLGVVSGVAPAWNAARLHIVDALRHTG